One genomic segment of Prochlorococcus marinus str. MIT 0919 includes these proteins:
- a CDS encoding GspE/PulE family protein, producing the protein MAQNSITTIRDLVDKYFSLQWCRDNLVVPIGIEPSLPPNPSIITIAVGNIVFLGTIGNTIKDRVKQSGLECKFVEKSPDKIQELLDLAAEERFISGESIEISEFTEEAVIAALQDSAIEDSENEFSLEFDEIEEEEMVDDALDLGNEMLESKTQRAAGMILINARKSNVSDIHIEPKDENYKIRVRRDGVMQKYLAMPKRAGIQLVACLKNMAHMDIAERRASQDGKILRKYEGNRLEFRCSTAPGKHGEGMVLRILNSEADQLDLDVLINIETVREDFRKIINNSNGIVIVSGPTGSGKSTTLAAALREKDNGELKIVTAEDPIEYDLAGDIMQHQVNRAKNQTFANLLRTFLRQDPDVILIGETRDPETAESSMDAAETGHLVFTTLHANTSSSSLTRLLDMDVPKYKLNASVRGVLAQRLVRRVCTECSVERPIQDHEARLTGIKGNTSIRYASVLSSEEKEKRKRENTLCRQCSGTGYKGRLGAYELLVINRRIQNAISANKTEKEIEELAVDSNNMLTLKQYGVELVKKQLTTLSELERVCKSDD; encoded by the coding sequence ATGGCTCAAAATTCTATAACTACAATAAGAGATTTAGTTGATAAGTACTTTTCACTTCAATGGTGTAGAGATAATTTAGTTGTACCAATTGGAATTGAACCTTCATTACCACCTAATCCATCTATCATTACAATAGCAGTAGGAAACATAGTATTTTTAGGTACAATTGGCAATACGATTAAAGATCGTGTAAAGCAATCAGGACTTGAATGCAAATTCGTAGAGAAATCTCCAGATAAGATACAAGAACTTCTTGATTTAGCAGCTGAAGAAAGATTTATAAGTGGAGAAAGTATAGAAATATCTGAGTTTACAGAAGAAGCTGTAATTGCGGCACTACAAGACTCTGCAATAGAAGATAGTGAAAATGAATTTTCTCTTGAATTTGACGAAATAGAAGAAGAAGAGATGGTAGATGATGCATTAGATCTGGGCAATGAAATGCTGGAAAGTAAAACTCAACGAGCGGCAGGCATGATACTTATAAATGCTCGTAAATCTAATGTCTCTGATATACATATAGAGCCAAAAGATGAAAATTACAAAATAAGAGTAAGAAGAGATGGAGTTATGCAGAAGTATCTTGCTATGCCAAAAAGAGCTGGTATACAATTAGTAGCTTGTTTAAAGAACATGGCACATATGGATATCGCCGAAAGAAGAGCAAGCCAAGATGGAAAGATATTACGAAAATATGAAGGTAATCGATTAGAATTCAGATGCTCAACTGCCCCTGGCAAACATGGTGAGGGGATGGTTCTCAGAATATTAAATAGTGAAGCAGATCAGCTTGATTTAGATGTACTAATAAATATTGAAACTGTAAGAGAAGATTTTAGAAAGATTATAAACAATAGTAATGGCATTGTAATTGTATCTGGGCCAACAGGATCAGGTAAATCGACAACACTAGCAGCTGCTCTTCGAGAGAAGGATAATGGAGAGTTGAAAATTGTAACGGCAGAAGACCCAATAGAATATGACCTTGCTGGAGACATAATGCAGCATCAAGTAAATAGAGCAAAAAATCAAACTTTTGCAAACTTACTTAGGACCTTTTTGCGGCAAGACCCAGATGTAATACTTATTGGGGAAACTAGAGACCCTGAAACTGCAGAGTCCTCTATGGATGCTGCGGAAACAGGCCATTTAGTATTTACTACTTTGCACGCAAATACTTCATCAAGTTCCTTAACAAGGTTATTAGATATGGACGTGCCTAAATACAAATTAAATGCTTCTGTAAGGGGGGTTTTAGCCCAAAGATTAGTAAGAAGAGTATGCACTGAATGCAGTGTAGAAAGACCCATTCAGGATCACGAAGCTAGACTTACTGGCATAAAAGGAAACACATCAATAAGGTACGCGTCTGTATTATCTTCAGAAGAAAAAGAAAAAAGGAAAAGAGAGAATACCCTTTGCAGGCAATGTTCTGGAACAGGATATAAAGGTAGACTTGGAGCTTATGAATTATTAGTAATAAATAGACGAATACAAAATGCTATTTCAGCAAATAAAACAGAGAAAGAGATTGAAGAGTTGGCTGTCGATAGCAATAATATGCTTACTTTGAAGCAATATGGAGTAGAATTAGTAAA